A part of Setaria viridis chromosome 8, Setaria_viridis_v4.0, whole genome shotgun sequence genomic DNA contains:
- the LOC117833520 gene encoding uncharacterized protein has translation MLADAAARHSLPPSLANRRRRLHRQLRVRHPIAAAPHPQPPQSLPIRFRHRSPAAAAPPLSSSASTPRRPSHRPRTASLLRVDPALPLSSSASTPRAPRVDPAPPLDFDRPSKFLVVCLNAIRDEVAPEDGGGSNIHGGGDWGVELWRSCSSPAPSDVLDTSGACATMEQTAWLVSTACDIVARKERLGMVVSCPFLLYLVPSQEKAAQVRSICKPLKPLGIHSVSLHSGASVEHQISGLKTCEPE, from the exons ATGCTAGCGGATGCTGCCGCTCGCCATTCGTTGCCGCCGTCGCttgccaaccgccgccgccgcctccaccgccaactCCGTGTCCGGCATCCAATCGCCGCTGCTCCCCATCCGCAGCCGCCTCAATCTCTCCCCATCCGTTTCCGCCACCGCTCGCCCgcagctgccgcgccgcccctctcctcctccgcatcgacgccgcgccgcccctcgcaTCGACCCCGCACCGCCTCTCTCCTCCGCGTCGACCCCGCgctgcccctctcctcctccgcatcgacGCCTCGCGCCCCTCGCGTCGACCCTGCGCCGCCCCTCGACTTCGACCGCCCGTCCAAGTTCCTGGTGGTTTGCCTCAATGCCATCCGGGATGAGGTGGCgcccgaggacggcggcggcagcaacatccacggcggcggcgactggggCGTGGAGCTCTGGAGGTCCTGCTCCTCCCCGGCGCCGTCCGACGTGCTCGACACCAGCGGCGCGTGCGCCACGATGGAGCAGACAGCGTGGCTCGTCTCCACTGCCTGCGACATCGTCGCCAGGAAGGAGAGGCTTGGGATGGTCGTCTCCTGCCCCTTCCTGCTGTACCTCGTCCCATCCCAGGAGAAGGCCGCGCAG GTGCGATCGATATGCAAACCCCTGAAGCCTCTTGGGATTCATTCAGTGAGCTTGCATTCTGGCGCTTCGGTTGAACATCAGATCTCTGG ACTAAAAACTTGTGAGCCGGAGTAG